The nucleotide window GGCCAACTTCCGCCATGCGTTCGGAGACCCGGCGTTCCGCAACGCGGTGGCCTTGACGCTGGTGTTCACCGTGGTCTCCGCGGTCCTCGGGCAGAACACCCTGGGCCTGGCGCTGGCCGGTCTGATGCGCCGCGCCTCACGGCCCGTACGGACCCTGACCGGGGCGCTGGTGATCACCGCCTGGGTGCTCCCGGAGATCGTCGCGGGCTTTTTGCTCTACACCTTCTTCGCGCGGCGCGGCACCCTCAACGCCCTGCTGGCCTGGCTCCATCTGCCCGCCCAGAACTGGCTGTTCACCCTGCCGGTCCTCGCGGTGTCGTGCGCCAACGTCTGGCGCGGTACGGCCTTCTCGATGCTGATGTACTCCGCGGCGCTGGCCCAGATCCCCGAGGAGATCAGCGAGTCCGCCGCGGTCGACGGGGCGGGCGGGCTGCGCCGGCTGTGGCACCTCACACTGCCGATGATCCGCCGCTCGGTCGGCACCACTCTGATGCTCAACACCCTGCAGACGCTCTCCGTCTTCGGGCTGATCTGGGTGATGACGCGGGGCGGTCCCGGGGGCCGCAGCCAGACCCTGCCGGTGTTCATGTACGACCAGGCGTTCACGAAGTCCCTGATCGGCTACGGCACGGCGGTGGCGCTGCTGTTGCTGGTGGTGGGCGCGCTGTTCGCGGCCGGCTATCTGCGCCTGCTGCGCGAGGAGGTGTGAGCCGTGCCGCTCCCCCGCCGTCCCCCCGCCCGCCGGTGGACTTCGAGCCGGCGGACGCGCCACCGGCTGGCCGCCGATGCCGGACTGCTGGCCGTCGCGGTGGCGTTCGCGACTCCGCTGGTCTGGCTGGTGCTCGCCTCGCTGGACGCGCGGGCGACGCTGCGGGTGCGGCTGCCCGCCTCCCCGACGCTGGACAACTTCTCGGCGGTCTGGAACGCCGAGATCACCTTCCTCCCGATGCTCAACAGCCTGCTGATCTGCGGTGGGGCCACGCTGCTCACGGTGGTCTGTGCGGCGCTCGCCGCCTATCCGCTCTCCCGCTTCCGCGCGCGGCTGGCCCGCCCGTACCTGCTGACGATCCTGTTCTCGACCTGCCTGCCGATCACCGCGGTCATGGTCCCGGTCTACGGGCTGTTCGTCCGGGTCGATCTGATCGACACCCGGTACGGCACCGCGCTGTTCCTGGCCGCCGCCCAACTGCCGTTCGCCATCTGGCTGATGAAGAACTTCATGGACGGGGTGCCCCGGGTGCTGGAGGAGGCGGCGTGGACGGACGGCGCCTCCTGGCCGCAGACCCTGCTGCGGGTGATCCTGCCGCTGATGGGCCCCGGGGCCGGTGTCGTGGCGATCTACACCTTCCTCATGATGTGGGGCAATTTCTTCGTCCCCTTCATGCTGCTGCTCTCCCCGGAGAAACTCCCGGCCTCGGTCAGCATCTTCACCTTCTTCGGCAATTACGGCGCCGTCGCCTTCGGTGAACTCGCGGCCTTCTCCGTCCTGTACTCCACGCCGGTCCTCGCGCTCTACCTGCTGATTTCCCGGCGGCTCGGCGGCGGCTTCGCGCTCGGCGGCGCCGTGAAGGGCT belongs to Streptomyces sp. NBC_01454 and includes:
- a CDS encoding carbohydrate ABC transporter permease — translated: MSARAAGAAPPAPPTPRRTARAAPPLRWVPLVPATLLLLLFLAGPIGYCVWLAFTDTQLSGQESASFVGLANFRHAFGDPAFRNAVALTLVFTVVSAVLGQNTLGLALAGLMRRASRPVRTLTGALVITAWVLPEIVAGFLLYTFFARRGTLNALLAWLHLPAQNWLFTLPVLAVSCANVWRGTAFSMLMYSAALAQIPEEISESAAVDGAGGLRRLWHLTLPMIRRSVGTTLMLNTLQTLSVFGLIWVMTRGGPGGRSQTLPVFMYDQAFTKSLIGYGTAVALLLLVVGALFAAGYLRLLREEV
- a CDS encoding carbohydrate ABC transporter permease, producing the protein MPLPRRPPARRWTSSRRTRHRLAADAGLLAVAVAFATPLVWLVLASLDARATLRVRLPASPTLDNFSAVWNAEITFLPMLNSLLICGGATLLTVVCAALAAYPLSRFRARLARPYLLTILFSTCLPITAVMVPVYGLFVRVDLIDTRYGTALFLAAAQLPFAIWLMKNFMDGVPRVLEEAAWTDGASWPQTLLRVILPLMGPGAGVVAIYTFLMMWGNFFVPFMLLLSPEKLPASVSIFTFFGNYGAVAFGELAAFSVLYSTPVLALYLLISRRLGGGFALGGAVKG